A window from Gasterosteus aculeatus chromosome 14, fGasAcu3.hap1.1, whole genome shotgun sequence encodes these proteins:
- the wdr70 gene encoding WD repeat-containing protein 70 isoform X2: protein MSDDGEMASVMGFSGFGKKARTFDLEAIFEQTRRTAIERSQLVLEGRQKDDHMEQQGESSQSAKSSVPAPRNKATAATARKESGGSSSDSGSDSDSDSELIGPPLPPQHTSQGGDDELGSLTHASGTTAHSDDDDEDDEGEAQDDDDDNPVKKIPDSHEITLQHGTKIVSALALDPSGARLVTGGLDYDVRFWDFAGMDQALQAFRSIQPCECHQITSLQYSITGDVILVVSGNAQAKVLDRDGFNVMECVKGDQYIVDMAKTKGHTAMLNSGCWHPKMKEEFMTCSNDGTVRTWDLTSEKKHKSVFKPRSFQGKKVVPTSCTYSRDGKLIAAGCQDGTIQIWDRNLSVHTKFHCRQAHVPGSDTSCLSFSYDGRTLASRGGDDTLKMWDIRNFKKPVNVATGLCNYYTMTDCCFSPDDRLLLTGTSVKKDGGNGKLVFFDRVSFQKVYEIEVTNASVVRCLWHPKLNQIMVGTSNGLAKVYYDPVKSHRGAKLCVVKSQRKERQAETLTQDYIITPHALPMFREARQRSTRKQLEKDRLDPRKSHKPEPPVSGPGRGGRVAAHGGTLSSFIVKNIALDKTDDSNPRQAILRHAKEASDNPYWVAPAYTQTQPVPMFAEESESDEEAEKEPEWKKRKI, encoded by the exons ATGAGTGATGATGGAGAAATGGCATCTGTTATGGGATTCTCAGGTTTTG GTAAGAAAGCCCGGACGTTTGACCTGGAAGCCATTTTTGAACAGACCCGTCGAACAGCGATTGAGAGGAGTCAGCTTGTATTGG AGGGGCGGCAGAAGGATGATCATATGGAGCAGCAAGGTGAAAGCTCCCAATCGGCTAAGTCATCAGTTCCTGCTCCAAGAAACAAAGCTACGGCTGCTACTGCCAG AAAAGAGAGTGGAGGGAGCAGCAGTGACAGTGGTTCAGACTCCGACTCCGATTCCGAGCTTATTGGGCCCCCACTTCCTCCGCAACACACCTCCCAGGGCGGTGATGATGAGCTTGGGTCACTGACTCATGCATCAGGCACCACAGCTCACAGtgacgacgatgatgaagatgatgaagggGAGGCAcaagatgacgacgatgat AATCCAGTAAAGAAGATTCCAGACTCTCATGAGATCACCCTGCAGCACGGCACCAAGATA GTGTCGGCTCTGGCCTTGGACCCATCTGGAGCCCGTCTGGTGACTGGCGGGTTGGATTATGATGTGCGTTTCTGGGATTTCGCCGGGATGGACCAGGCTCTGCAGGCCTTCAGATCCATCCAGCCCTGTGAGTG CCATCAGATCACATCCCTGCAGTACAGCATCACTGGTGATGTCATCCTGGTGGTTTCTGGCAATGCACAGGCGAAGGTGTTGGACCGCGATGGCTTCAACGTCATGGAGTGCGTGAAGGGAGACCAGTACATTGTGGATATGGCCAAAACCAAG GGTCACACGGCTATGCTTAACAGTGGCTGCTGGCATCCCAAGATGAAAGAGGAGTTCATGACGTGCTCCAATGACGG CACCGTGCGCACGTGGGACCTGACCTCCGAGAAGAAGCACAAGTCTGTGTTCAAACCGCGTTCCTTCCAGGGGAAGAAGGTCGTCCCCACAAGCTGCACCTACAGCCGCGACGGGAAGCTCATCGCGGCCGGCTGCCAGGACGGAACCATCCAGATCTGGGATAGAAACCTCAGC GTCCATACAAAGTTCCACTGTCGGCAAGCACACGTCCCGGGATCCGACACCTCCTGCCTCTCCTTCTCCTACGACGGCAGGACTCTCGCTTCTCGTGGAG ggGACGACACCCTCAAGATGTGGGACATCCGGAACTTCAAGAAGCCTGTGAACGTTGCTACTGGACTGTGCAACTACTATACGAT GACGGACTGCTGTTTCAGCCCCGATGACCGGCTTCTCTTAACGGGGACCTCCGTGAAAAAGGACGGAGGAAACGGGAAGCTGGTTTTCTTTGACCGAGTTTCCTTTCAGAAGGTCTATGAAATCGAAGTCACCAATGCC AGCGTCGTCCGCTGTCTGTGGCATCCGAAACTTAACCAGATAATGGTGGGAACTTCCAATGGACTGGCCAAGGTCTACTATGACCCTGTTAAAAGCCACAG AGGGGCCAAGCTGTGTGTCGTGAAGAGCCAGCGGAAAGAGAGGCAAGCAGAGACGCTGACACAGGATTACATCATCACGC ctcatgcCTTACCCATGTTCAGAGAGGCCCGGCAGAGGAGCACACGAAAACAGCTGGAGAAGGACCGACTTGACCCGAGGAAATCCCACAAACCCGAGCCGCCTGTGTCCGGACCAG GTCGAGGAGGAAGAGTGGCGGCTCACGGCGGCACGCTGTCTTCGTTCATCGTGAAGAACATCGCTTTAGATAAAACGGATGACAGCAACCCCCGGCAGGCCATCCTGCGTCACGCCAAGGAGGCTTCGGACAACCCGTACTGGGTCGCCCCGGCATACACGCA GACCCAGCCAGTGCCGATGTTTGCCGAGGAATCGGAATCGGACGAGGAGGCCGAGAAGGAACCAGAGTGGAAGAAACGCAAGATCTGA
- the wdr70 gene encoding WD repeat-containing protein 70 isoform X1: protein MDPNKVDEASDKMSDDGEMASVMGFSGFGKKARTFDLEAIFEQTRRTAIERSQLVLEGRQKDDHMEQQGESSQSAKSSVPAPRNKATAATARKESGGSSSDSGSDSDSDSELIGPPLPPQHTSQGGDDELGSLTHASGTTAHSDDDDEDDEGEAQDDDDDNPVKKIPDSHEITLQHGTKIVSALALDPSGARLVTGGLDYDVRFWDFAGMDQALQAFRSIQPCECHQITSLQYSITGDVILVVSGNAQAKVLDRDGFNVMECVKGDQYIVDMAKTKGHTAMLNSGCWHPKMKEEFMTCSNDGTVRTWDLTSEKKHKSVFKPRSFQGKKVVPTSCTYSRDGKLIAAGCQDGTIQIWDRNLSVHTKFHCRQAHVPGSDTSCLSFSYDGRTLASRGGDDTLKMWDIRNFKKPVNVATGLCNYYTMTDCCFSPDDRLLLTGTSVKKDGGNGKLVFFDRVSFQKVYEIEVTNASVVRCLWHPKLNQIMVGTSNGLAKVYYDPVKSHRGAKLCVVKSQRKERQAETLTQDYIITPHALPMFREARQRSTRKQLEKDRLDPRKSHKPEPPVSGPGRGGRVAAHGGTLSSFIVKNIALDKTDDSNPRQAILRHAKEASDNPYWVAPAYTQTQPVPMFAEESESDEEAEKEPEWKKRKI from the exons ATGGATCCCAACAAAGTGGATGAAG CGTCGGACAAGATGAGTGATGATGGAGAAATGGCATCTGTTATGGGATTCTCAGGTTTTG GTAAGAAAGCCCGGACGTTTGACCTGGAAGCCATTTTTGAACAGACCCGTCGAACAGCGATTGAGAGGAGTCAGCTTGTATTGG AGGGGCGGCAGAAGGATGATCATATGGAGCAGCAAGGTGAAAGCTCCCAATCGGCTAAGTCATCAGTTCCTGCTCCAAGAAACAAAGCTACGGCTGCTACTGCCAG AAAAGAGAGTGGAGGGAGCAGCAGTGACAGTGGTTCAGACTCCGACTCCGATTCCGAGCTTATTGGGCCCCCACTTCCTCCGCAACACACCTCCCAGGGCGGTGATGATGAGCTTGGGTCACTGACTCATGCATCAGGCACCACAGCTCACAGtgacgacgatgatgaagatgatgaagggGAGGCAcaagatgacgacgatgat AATCCAGTAAAGAAGATTCCAGACTCTCATGAGATCACCCTGCAGCACGGCACCAAGATA GTGTCGGCTCTGGCCTTGGACCCATCTGGAGCCCGTCTGGTGACTGGCGGGTTGGATTATGATGTGCGTTTCTGGGATTTCGCCGGGATGGACCAGGCTCTGCAGGCCTTCAGATCCATCCAGCCCTGTGAGTG CCATCAGATCACATCCCTGCAGTACAGCATCACTGGTGATGTCATCCTGGTGGTTTCTGGCAATGCACAGGCGAAGGTGTTGGACCGCGATGGCTTCAACGTCATGGAGTGCGTGAAGGGAGACCAGTACATTGTGGATATGGCCAAAACCAAG GGTCACACGGCTATGCTTAACAGTGGCTGCTGGCATCCCAAGATGAAAGAGGAGTTCATGACGTGCTCCAATGACGG CACCGTGCGCACGTGGGACCTGACCTCCGAGAAGAAGCACAAGTCTGTGTTCAAACCGCGTTCCTTCCAGGGGAAGAAGGTCGTCCCCACAAGCTGCACCTACAGCCGCGACGGGAAGCTCATCGCGGCCGGCTGCCAGGACGGAACCATCCAGATCTGGGATAGAAACCTCAGC GTCCATACAAAGTTCCACTGTCGGCAAGCACACGTCCCGGGATCCGACACCTCCTGCCTCTCCTTCTCCTACGACGGCAGGACTCTCGCTTCTCGTGGAG ggGACGACACCCTCAAGATGTGGGACATCCGGAACTTCAAGAAGCCTGTGAACGTTGCTACTGGACTGTGCAACTACTATACGAT GACGGACTGCTGTTTCAGCCCCGATGACCGGCTTCTCTTAACGGGGACCTCCGTGAAAAAGGACGGAGGAAACGGGAAGCTGGTTTTCTTTGACCGAGTTTCCTTTCAGAAGGTCTATGAAATCGAAGTCACCAATGCC AGCGTCGTCCGCTGTCTGTGGCATCCGAAACTTAACCAGATAATGGTGGGAACTTCCAATGGACTGGCCAAGGTCTACTATGACCCTGTTAAAAGCCACAG AGGGGCCAAGCTGTGTGTCGTGAAGAGCCAGCGGAAAGAGAGGCAAGCAGAGACGCTGACACAGGATTACATCATCACGC ctcatgcCTTACCCATGTTCAGAGAGGCCCGGCAGAGGAGCACACGAAAACAGCTGGAGAAGGACCGACTTGACCCGAGGAAATCCCACAAACCCGAGCCGCCTGTGTCCGGACCAG GTCGAGGAGGAAGAGTGGCGGCTCACGGCGGCACGCTGTCTTCGTTCATCGTGAAGAACATCGCTTTAGATAAAACGGATGACAGCAACCCCCGGCAGGCCATCCTGCGTCACGCCAAGGAGGCTTCGGACAACCCGTACTGGGTCGCCCCGGCATACACGCA GACCCAGCCAGTGCCGATGTTTGCCGAGGAATCGGAATCGGACGAGGAGGCCGAGAAGGAACCAGAGTGGAAGAAACGCAAGATCTGA